TACGGAAGGTGTGACCTCCTATCCTGTTACGATCGTTATCAATGAGCCAGATGGCCTGTGGCCAGGCATGAATGTAACAGGAAATATCGTCATCGATTCTGCCAGAAATGTTCTGGTAGTTCCCGTAGACGCTGTAGCCAGGGGGAATACCGTGACGATGAAGGACGGAACTCAAAAAAAGGTAACGATAGGGCTGAGTGATGATAACAATGTGGAGGTAAAAAGCGGCTTGAAGGAAGGAGATGTACTCCTGGTAAAGGTGCAGGCAAAAGAATCCTCTAATACTCAGAACATGATGAGAGGCCCAGGCATGGGAGGCGGTCAAAGCGGCGGCAGTATGTCTGGCGGAGGAAATGGTGCTTCGGGAGGCAACTGGTCCGGTAAAGGCAGCGGCTCATCCGGAGGAGGCAGCGGCGGCGGTGCTCCCGGCAGAATGTAGGTGATAGCCATGATAAAGCTAGAGGACATTTATAAGATCTACGTAATGGGAGACAGTGAGGTCCACGCTCTGGACGGAATTTCTCTGGAAATTAGAGAGCGGGAAATGGCAGCCATCATCGGACAGTCCGGATCCGGAAAATCCACTTGCATGAACATTATAGGCTGTCTCGATGTGCCGACAAGGGGAAAATACTATTTAGACGGGGTGGATGTAAGCACGCTGAACGACGACCAGCAGGCAGAAATCAGGAACAGGACCCTGGGATTTATATTTCAGCAGTATAATCTGATTCCAAAGCTGAATGTTATTGAAAATGTGGAGCTCCCTTTAATTTATAAGGGATTACCCGAAGCAGAGAGAAAAGAAAGAGCCATAATCTCTTTAAAAAGAGTCGGGCTGGATACAAAGACAACCAATATGCCTTCCCAGCTTTCAGGAGGTCAGCAGCAGCGGGTTTCCATCGCCAGGGCGCTGGCAGGAGAACCTTCCATCATTTTAGCGGATGAGCCCACCGGAGCTTTAGACAGCAAAACTGGGCGTGAGGTGCTGGAATTTTTGCAGCAGTTAAATGCCGAAGGAAATACGGTGGTCCTGATCACTCATGATATGGGTGTGGCAGAAAAGGCAAAACGGATTATCCGGGTCTCAGATGGAAAGATCATAGAGGACAGCGGGCACTCTGTTACGGAAAGCGCCACAGAAAAGCGGATGGTACCCCCAGAGCAGGTTATTTTTGCAGGAGGTGAAGCTCAGTGAACTTTAAACAGTCTTTTACTCTTGCACTGAAAAGCTTAAAAAGTAGCAAAATGAGGGCCTTTCTGACGATGCTGGGCATTATCATAGGAGTTGCCTCGGTGATCGTGCTGATCAGCCTCATGAACGGCTTATCCTCTGACATGACCTCCCAGTTTGAGAGTATGGGAACAAATACGATTACCGTCAATCTCGTGGGAAGAGGCGGAAACCGGGCAGCAAAGGTCGAAGATATCGAAGAGCTTGTAAAGGAAAATCCCGCTTATTTAGACCAGTACAGCCCTATGGTGACCGCATCGGTCACCGTAAAAAATGGGACAGAATCCATCGATACGACCACAGTTAAAGGAGTTAATGAAAATTATCAGGAAATGCAGCATATCGAACTGGACCAGGGAAGATTTATTCAGTATATCGATACGACCCGAAGGCAGAAAGTCTGCGTGGCAGGGAGTTATGTGGTAAGTGAATTATTCGGAACAACAAATCCTATCGGACAGACTGTAAAAATAAACGGTTCAGAATATACCATAGTGGGATTGCTGACAGAAACTGCAGATTCCGAGGAAAGTTCGGACGATGATGTAATTTATATCCCTTATACAACGGCAACCAGACTCTCCTACAACGGAAATATCAGCAGCTACTACATAACAGCAATAAATACAGAAAATATCGATATAACAGTTGCCTTGATTGAAAATGCGCTGTATAAAATCTATGGCAGTGCAGACGCCTACCGTGTGACGAGTATGACCTCGATGATCGAGCAGGTGAATGAGATGACCAGTTCAATGGCAGCGGTACTCGTGGGTATAGCCGGTATATCACTGGTTGTAGGGGGGATAGGAATCATGAATATCATGTTGGTCTCTGTGACAGAGAGAACCAGAGAAATCGGCGTAAGAAAAGCCCTGGGGGCTAAACGTAAAAACATTATGGAGCAATTTATAATTGAAGCAGCGACGACCAGTGCTTTGGGAGGAGTTATAGGAATCCTTTTGGGTATTGCTGTCTCTGCCGCAGCCGGAAAAATCATGGATATGACTGTAATTGTTTCACTGAATGCCATATTACTGGCCTTTTCTGTATCTGTAGGAATAGGTATTATCTTTGGATATTTTCCTGCCAATAAAGCAGCAAAAATGAACCCTATCGATGCACTGAGATATGATTAAGATTTATCAGCAGTTTGACAAAGTAAAAAGAGGAGGAAATTTATGAAAACCAATTATTTTGCATATGGAGGCAGGCCTGTATATCGAAAAGTCGCTATTGCTCTGGCCTTTCTTCTCATTGTATTGATGGCAGTTCAGCCGGAAGAGGCACGGGCGGATACGGATGATTCATCCAGTGCTACCATGATGCTGGAAGCCATGGGCGTTATCTCTCCGGACAGTTCGGGAAATTATAATTTAGGAGCTAATGTCACAAGGGCACAATATGCCAAGATGCTGGTCATGGCATCAAAATATAAGGATCAGGTGGCGGCTTCCTCTTATTCTTCTTTATTCAGAGATGTAAGTGCCGGAAACTGGGCAGCGCCATATATTAAGCTGGCAGCATCCAATAATTTGCTGTCAGGTTACAGTAACGGAACCTTCAACCCTGACAGCATGGTGACTTTGGAGCAGGGTGTAAACAGCGCATTGCTCTTACTGGGATATACATCATCCGATTTTACAGGGGCTTTTCCTTATGCGCAGATGAATCTGTACTCTTCCCTGGGACTTTCTTCGGGTATCGTAGGGGGAATAGGCACGCTTATGACAAAGGGGGATGCGGTACAGCTGATCTATAACGCACTGAAGACTGACCTAAAAGACGGAAGCAAGAGTTATGCAGAATCTCTCGGATATTCCGTAAATGATAACGGTGAGGTGGATTATGCAGGTGTAGTAACGGACAATATGAATGGACCGTATACAGTCACAGCTTCTGACTGGTACACCAAACTGGGAATCAATTCAGGAGCTGCCGTGTATAAGAATGGAAACAAGATCAGTCTTGCCGATGTGGAAAACTATGATATTGTTTATTATTCCAATTCAAAAAGTACCGTATGGGCTTACAACGACCGGGTAACCGGAATTTATGATAAGGCGGAACCGAGTCAGGACGCTGTCACCAGCATTACCCTGTCAGGAAAAACTTACACGCTGGAATCCACAAAAGCCTTTTCAGCCTTGTCTTCCACCGGGAATCTCAAGATAGGAGATGCAATCACTTTACTTCTTGGAAGGACCGGGAACGTGGCGGACGCGGTCTCCAGTACAGTCTTAAAACAGGAAACCATCCTTTATGTGACAACGGCTGATAAAACTGCCATAGAAGGGGTGACGCCGACAGGAAGCAAAGTTGCATATACTGTAGATAAAAATACTACGGTGGAACCGGGAGATGTGATTAAGATCACGTTTGATTCCGGTGGAAACATGCAGATTTCTTCTGTTTCAGGAGGAGGAATGATATCCGGAACAGTCGATTCAGATCTCATGAATATTGGCAATACTAGGATCGCCGGCACAGCAACCATACTGGATACCTATGAGGGCGCATATACTGCCACCTCCATCAGCAGATTGGACGGATTGACCCTTGACAGTGATGACGTTCTGTACTATGAAGCCAGGAACGGATCGGTTACCAGCCTGATTCTCAACAATGTTACAGGGGATTCACTTCAGTATGGCGTTATAACTTCTGCAAAGTCTTCAGGCAAAAATAGTTCAGGCACAAGCGGAAGTTATATATATGATATAAAGGGAACAAGCTATTCCTTGAACAGCAGCGATACGAATTTTAATGTATCTGCAGGACCTGCCATGTTTTACGGGGATGGGGACAGCATTGAGAAAATGAAAAATATTACTAGGGCAAGCTCAAAAGTTCAATCTTTTGACGGCTCTTCTGTAACCTTCGCTGATGGCACATCCTTTAAGCTGGCGGCAGATGTAGCCGTATATGAATATAAGACATCGACAGGTACCTACAGTTACGAGGGTTCTGTCAGTGATGCACTCGAAGCATATAAATCCGGAAAAATGATGACTTACTGCTACGATAAAGGGACAGTTAAAGGCGGGCAGATCAGAGTGATCATATATCAATAAAATAAGAACGCTTGAAGGACCAAAAGGAACGGAATGTAAAAAAGCCACGGGGTATTGTACCAATGGCATTAAGTTAAGAAGAAAGAGAAGTTTTCGTCATCTATGACGTTAGGTTCTCTTTTCTTTTTATATAAAAAAGTAAATGATCTTTTTCGTGACATGACAAATAGACAAGATGGGATTCTTGTCAAAAAAGATGTTTTTTTCGAAAAAATTATGCTACTCTATACATGAAGCTTATTGTTTGCTTGACCTTCATATCTCGTGGTCTTGAGCGTCCAGGGCGAATGGGGGTTATATATCTTGCAATCAATGCTTCAATATCAGGTGGAAGGCCTTTTCCTAATAGAAATTCACGGCATATATGTACTGCGACAGAAAAGTTGGCTTTATATACATACTTTCTGTCTTTCTTTTCTATGACTACGTGCCAGGTAATCAATTCGGAAAAGTTATACATGATCAGCCGTGCAAAAATTTCTTGGAGAATGTATTCCACTTTTTTTGAATGAAAATGAAGTAACCCTATTGTATATTTTAAATCTCGAAATGATGTTTCAATTCTCCAACGCATCCCATATAACTGTTTTAAAACATCCGGTGGACATTCATCTTTATCTAGATTTGTTACAACAACTTCAAAAGTATTCTCCGTAATCGGAAAACGAACAACTCGAAATGGCAATGCATATATTACGGCCAAGTCCGACTTTTTACTGTTTGAAGGAAGATAATCAAAATTCTTGTTATGCGCAATTTTGCGGTAATGATTTCCATCCCTTTTCTTGAATATGAGCCATGTTGTTATACGCCTCGTATCCTCTGTCTGCAATAATAATCGCTTTCCCTGACAGAGTAGAACGATCCACCATTTCAGTTAACGCTTTATTTTCTCCCTATCGATTCAGTCAGGTTTTTAACGGCGGTATCATCACCTGATTTCAAGGCATCCACAATGCAGTGTTTCATATGATCCTTTAAAATTATTTTGCCAGTGTTATTAAGTGCCGCTGTAACCGCCGATAGCTGAATCAATACCTCTGCAGTCAGATTCATTTTCCACCATTCTTTTTACAGCATCCAGGTGGCCTCGTGCCCGGGCCAGCCGGTTCAGTACAGTTTTTGTATTGGTGGACGCCTTTATGTTTTTCGGCCGGATTGCAGGCATATACAGGACCTATGCTGCCATTTAAATTATGGGCATACGCCTGAGAGAGCTTTGCTCTGTCCATGATCTTTCCTCCTATTTTTCCTTGAAAACAATATTTTGTTGTACAGTTCAAATCCTGTTGCATGAATGCAACAGAGGAAAGAAAGCCTTGACTTTTTTGCTGAAGCAAAATAAGGTAAAGATAAAAATAGTATAAAATGGGGGAGGTTAAGAAGGATATGAATAAAAGAAGGAAAACTCAAATCAGTATGGTGCTGGTGACGCTTCTGTTAGCGACCAGCTTCAGCGGTTGTCAAATGTTCTCGAAGGGAGAGACAGCCGAGAGCCAGCCGGTCATTGCAGACAGTGGGTTCGCAGCCTATAAAGATGTGCCGGTAGATATAAATCCGGCCATGCAGAACTATAAGGTCTCTCCAGGCCTTGACAATATTACGAATCGGGATGCTTTCGCTTTTTCTGATGAGGCACAGAAGCTTCTGGTTCAAAATGGTTTTGTCGTCATACCTTATCCTGCACGGGAATTTTTCATTACATATGAGTTGAATCGATATGGTGATACCCCGAATTTCATCACAACAGACGCTATGCTGCACAATTACCATTTGTATTTCAGCTATCTTTTGAGGACGATTGAGAAGGACACGCTTCGAAATGAACTGGAGGTGCTGACGGAATCCATGCTGTCCAAAAGTGAGAAGCGATATAAATCCCTGAAAAATACCGAATGGGAAACGGCTGCCAAACGCAATGTGGCATTCTTTGCCGTAGCAGCGAAAATACTTCATCCGGATTTGGACGTTCCTTCTTTTGTAAGCAAAGAAGTAGAACAGGAATTACAGCTGATTGCCAATCATCAGGAAAATTTTTATCCTTCTCCGGTGATGAATATTGGGAATGCTAAGGTCAGCTCGGTTGACGCATTGAAGGAGGATTACACACAATATATTCCTCGGGGGCATTACGCAAAGTCCAATGCATTAAAAACCTATTTTCAAACCATGATGTGGTATGGCCGCATGAATTTTCGAGCCTTTAATGCAGAGGAAACAAAATCGGCTGTTTTAATTACCTCGCTTTTCAACCAAGAAGATTATGACCATTGGAACAATATTTATGAACCGACAAACTTCTTCGTAGGAAAGAGTGATGATCTGGGCATAAATCAATACAGCGCCCTGTTACAGAAGGTGTACGGTAAAAATCCTTCCGTAAAAGAATTAACAAGCGATTCCGAAAAGTGGAAGACTCTGGTTGCTCAAATCAAAAAGCTCGATCCGCCTGCCATCAACTCTATACCGATATTTAACGAAGCTATCCAGCCGGATCAGGAAAAGGCTATAAAAGGATTCCGCTTTATGGGACAGCGATTTACACTGGATGCTTCGATTTTTCAGAATTTAATATACCGTCAGGTGAAAGAGAACAACCAGAAGGATTTTCGTATGCTCCCAAAGGGGCTGGATATGCCGGCTGCAATGGGCTCTCCGGAAGCGTATGATATTCTGAAAGGTATGGGAGAGACGGCGTATAAGAACTATCCTGAAAATATGGAAAAGATGCAGAAAAAGGTGAAAGCTATGGATACGGTCAGCCAGACCCGAAATCTGTACGGAGCATGGCTTTATACCCTTTCACCCCTGTTAGAAGCAAAAGGAGAAGGCTACCCTTCGTTCATGCAGAATCAAGCTTGGACCCGCAAACAGTTGGAAACCTATATGGGCAGTTTTACCGAACTCAAGCATGATACTGTTTTATACGTAAAGCAATCCTATGCCGAAATGGGCGGCGGCGGTGAAGAGCAAGACGACAGGGGCTATGTAGAGCCGAATGCGGCGGTTTATGGAAGAATTGCCGCCCTTACAAAAATGACTGCGGACGGGCTAGAGAGCAGAAAGCTGCTAAAAAAACAAACGCGTGAATCGCTTGCACAGTTGGAAGAATTGGCCCTGCAGCTAAAAACCATTTCCGAAAAAGAATTGGCGCAAAAGCCGCTCAGTACGTCCGAATATGATTTAATCCGGAGCTTTGGCGGACAGCTGGAACATTTCTGGCTGGAAGCATTGCAAGATGAAGGAGTGGATGGTCCGTCAGCTGCCGGAGCGAACCCATCCGCTTTGATTACGGATATTGCCACCGACCCGAACGGAAGGGTCTTAGAGGAAGGAACCGGATATGTCAATGACATTTATGCGGTTGTACCTGTTGACGGAACATTACGTATAGCAAAAGGTGCCGTTTATTCTTATTATGAGTTTGCATGGCCGTCCAACGATCGGCTGACAGATGAAAAGTGGAAGGAAATGCTTGAAGACAAACAAAATCCGGCTGCACCATCTTGGACTAAAATGTATACGGCACCGGAGGGAGCGTCTCAGTGGTAAGAAAGGCAGCTTTGGGCGCAGGTATTTTTCTGCTGTTGCTGCTGATTTTCCTTTTGTCCTTCTCAAAAACAGGGAACCCAGAGGTTGAGCTTCAAACACAAGGTGATCTGGATGGGGACGGGGTAATAGAAAAATATGTATGGAACAGCCAGGCTCTTACCGTGACGGAGGGAACAAAGGTGCTCTGGAAGTCGCCGCAGGGGTATGGCATAGATCGTGTTGTATTGGCAGATCCAGATAATGACGGCACGGACAATGTGGTGGTCAGCCTTTGGAAAAAGGGCAGTTTTGGAAAAATGCGGCCTTTCTGGTATACAGGTCAAAATGACGAGTATAAAAATCATTTGTTTGTTTATAAGCTTCAAGACAAAACCTTGAAACCGGTCTGGTGCTCTTCCAATTTGGCTCACCCGATTCTTTCTATTGATATTCGGGATGTGGACGGAGACGGATTAAATGAATTGATTGTACAGGAAGGACAATACAAGAAACTGACAGGAAACCGATATATAGTAGATCCGGAAGGCTCTGCCCGAACTACGGTGTGGCAGTGGCAGGAATGGGGATTTTATGCAGATGATAGGCGGAAAAATTAGTTCTGCATAAGAAGAAGGTATGGAAAAAGTCCGAAACTCGTTAAAAATTAACAAGTTTCGGACTTTTTATTGTGCCGCGCAGGGGCCGCTTCAACCCATTTGATCTAAAAGCTTGTATAAAAGCGTATACAGGGTTTTCGCTTCTTCCGGAGAAAGCGGTAGGCACTTTCCCATTTCTGAGGGAATGCTTACGGCTTTTTCTTTTAATCCTTCTCCAGTTTCAGTGAGAGTGACATTGACATTTCGTTCATCTTCAAGCGAACGTATGCGCTCAACAAATCCTTTGGATTCAAGACGCTTTAAAACGGGTGTCAGAGTACCGGAATCCAGGTACAGATGTTTGCCGAGTTCTTTTACACTGATGCTTTTATGCTCCCACAGCACCATCATGACGATGTACTGCGTATAGGTCAGATCAATTTTATCGAGAAAGGGCTTATATCGATTTACGATTTCCTTTGATGCGGCATAGAGCGGAAAACAAAGTTGATTTTCCAGCTTAAGAATTTCGTCATTCATCAGGCGCCTTTCCTTTTACAGCAATTTTTCAATGTCATCAGCGATATCTTCCGGTTCAACGGTTGGTTCATAACGGGAAATGACATTTCCATTTCGGTCAATCAGAAATTTGGTGAAATTCCATTTAATCTGGCTATCAGAAAAAGTATCCTTGTATCTGCCTTTAAGCATCAATTCAAAGGTCTTAGCTTTTACACCCTTTCCCATGCCTTCAAATCCTTTTTGAGCAGTCAGATACTGATAAAGCGGTATAGCATTTTCATCCCGCACCTCAACCTTTTGGGATAATGGGAAAGTAACACCATAGCGTACAGAACAAAATTCAGCAATATCCTGTTCGCTCCCAGGCTCCTGCTCCATAAACTGGTTGCACGGAAAGCCAATAATTGTAAAATCCTGGTTTTTATACTTTTGATAGAGTTCCTCTAACCCCTTATACTGAGGAGTGAAACCACACTTGCTGGCCGTGTTGACAATGAGCAGCACTTTACCCTTGTAGT
This region of Aminipila luticellarii genomic DNA includes:
- a CDS encoding ABC transporter ATP-binding protein, producing MIKLEDIYKIYVMGDSEVHALDGISLEIREREMAAIIGQSGSGKSTCMNIIGCLDVPTRGKYYLDGVDVSTLNDDQQAEIRNRTLGFIFQQYNLIPKLNVIENVELPLIYKGLPEAERKERAIISLKRVGLDTKTTNMPSQLSGGQQQRVSIARALAGEPSIILADEPTGALDSKTGREVLEFLQQLNAEGNTVVLITHDMGVAEKAKRIIRVSDGKIIEDSGHSVTESATEKRMVPPEQVIFAGGEAQ
- a CDS encoding ABC transporter permease, with product MNFKQSFTLALKSLKSSKMRAFLTMLGIIIGVASVIVLISLMNGLSSDMTSQFESMGTNTITVNLVGRGGNRAAKVEDIEELVKENPAYLDQYSPMVTASVTVKNGTESIDTTTVKGVNENYQEMQHIELDQGRFIQYIDTTRRQKVCVAGSYVVSELFGTTNPIGQTVKINGSEYTIVGLLTETADSEESSDDDVIYIPYTTATRLSYNGNISSYYITAINTENIDITVALIENALYKIYGSADAYRVTSMTSMIEQVNEMTSSMAAVLVGIAGISLVVGGIGIMNIMLVSVTERTREIGVRKALGAKRKNIMEQFIIEAATTSALGGVIGILLGIAVSAAAGKIMDMTVIVSLNAILLAFSVSVGIGIIFGYFPANKAAKMNPIDALRYD
- a CDS encoding S-layer homology domain-containing protein, which translates into the protein MKTNYFAYGGRPVYRKVAIALAFLLIVLMAVQPEEARADTDDSSSATMMLEAMGVISPDSSGNYNLGANVTRAQYAKMLVMASKYKDQVAASSYSSLFRDVSAGNWAAPYIKLAASNNLLSGYSNGTFNPDSMVTLEQGVNSALLLLGYTSSDFTGAFPYAQMNLYSSLGLSSGIVGGIGTLMTKGDAVQLIYNALKTDLKDGSKSYAESLGYSVNDNGEVDYAGVVTDNMNGPYTVTASDWYTKLGINSGAAVYKNGNKISLADVENYDIVYYSNSKSTVWAYNDRVTGIYDKAEPSQDAVTSITLSGKTYTLESTKAFSALSSTGNLKIGDAITLLLGRTGNVADAVSSTVLKQETILYVTTADKTAIEGVTPTGSKVAYTVDKNTTVEPGDVIKITFDSGGNMQISSVSGGGMISGTVDSDLMNIGNTRIAGTATILDTYEGAYTATSISRLDGLTLDSDDVLYYEARNGSVTSLILNNVTGDSLQYGVITSAKSSGKNSSGTSGSYIYDIKGTSYSLNSSDTNFNVSAGPAMFYGDGDSIEKMKNITRASSKVQSFDGSSVTFADGTSFKLAADVAVYEYKTSTGTYSYEGSVSDALEAYKSGKMMTYCYDKGTVKGGQIRVIIYQ
- a CDS encoding transposase yields the protein MQTEDTRRITTWLIFKKRDGNHYRKIAHNKNFDYLPSNSKKSDLAVIYALPFRVVRFPITENTFEVVVTNLDKDECPPDVLKQLYGMRWRIETSFRDLKYTIGLLHFHSKKVEYILQEIFARLIMYNFSELITWHVVIEKKDRKYVYKANFSVAVHICREFLLGKGLPPDIEALIARYITPIRPGRSRPRDMKVKQTISFMYRVA
- a CDS encoding DUF3160 domain-containing protein, with protein sequence MNKRRKTQISMVLVTLLLATSFSGCQMFSKGETAESQPVIADSGFAAYKDVPVDINPAMQNYKVSPGLDNITNRDAFAFSDEAQKLLVQNGFVVIPYPAREFFITYELNRYGDTPNFITTDAMLHNYHLYFSYLLRTIEKDTLRNELEVLTESMLSKSEKRYKSLKNTEWETAAKRNVAFFAVAAKILHPDLDVPSFVSKEVEQELQLIANHQENFYPSPVMNIGNAKVSSVDALKEDYTQYIPRGHYAKSNALKTYFQTMMWYGRMNFRAFNAEETKSAVLITSLFNQEDYDHWNNIYEPTNFFVGKSDDLGINQYSALLQKVYGKNPSVKELTSDSEKWKTLVAQIKKLDPPAINSIPIFNEAIQPDQEKAIKGFRFMGQRFTLDASIFQNLIYRQVKENNQKDFRMLPKGLDMPAAMGSPEAYDILKGMGETAYKNYPENMEKMQKKVKAMDTVSQTRNLYGAWLYTLSPLLEAKGEGYPSFMQNQAWTRKQLETYMGSFTELKHDTVLYVKQSYAEMGGGGEEQDDRGYVEPNAAVYGRIAALTKMTADGLESRKLLKKQTRESLAQLEELALQLKTISEKELAQKPLSTSEYDLIRSFGGQLEHFWLEALQDEGVDGPSAAGANPSALITDIATDPNGRVLEEGTGYVNDIYAVVPVDGTLRIAKGAVYSYYEFAWPSNDRLTDEKWKEMLEDKQNPAAPSWTKMYTAPEGASQW
- a CDS encoding MarR family winged helix-turn-helix transcriptional regulator; protein product: MNDEILKLENQLCFPLYAASKEIVNRYKPFLDKIDLTYTQYIVMMVLWEHKSISVKELGKHLYLDSGTLTPVLKRLESKGFVERIRSLEDERNVNVTLTETGEGLKEKAVSIPSEMGKCLPLSPEEAKTLYTLLYKLLDQMG
- a CDS encoding glutathione peroxidase produces the protein MSIYDYEYTSIENKPVQMSDYKGKVLLIVNTASKCGFTPQYKGLEELYQKYKNQDFTIIGFPCNQFMEQEPGSEQDIAEFCSVRYGVTFPLSQKVEVRDENAIPLYQYLTAQKGFEGMGKGVKAKTFELMLKGRYKDTFSDSQIKWNFTKFLIDRNGNVISRYEPTVEPEDIADDIEKLL